The Nycticebus coucang isolate mNycCou1 chromosome 2, mNycCou1.pri, whole genome shotgun sequence genome includes a window with the following:
- the ELMO3 gene encoding engulfment and cell motility protein 3 isoform X1: MSPPRNVVKIAVQMRDAIPQLIQLDQAKPLAAVLKEVCDAWSLTHSERYALQFADGHRRYITENNRAEIKNGSILCLSTAPDLQAEQLLGGLQSGSREGRREALRRLVLLASDMTFAREVISRDGLQRLGTIIEDGDDLGEVLALGLRAFMELMEHGVVSWETLSIPFVKKVVSYVNMNLMDASVQPLALGLLESVTLSSHALGQLVKSEVPLDRLLVHLQVMNQQLQTKAMALLTALLQGAITEERKHMLDYLWQKNLRQFIYKVGRNGPGKSFPAPLPVSPCSPPQLAILQNIIHSAAPLGDEMAHHLYVLQALTLGLLEQRMRTPLDPYSQEQREQLQALRQAAFEPEGESLGTGLSADRRRSLCAREFRKLGFSNSNPAQDLERVPPGLLALDNMVYFSRHAPSAYSRFVLENSSREDKHECPFARSSVQLTVLLCELLHVGDPCSETAQDFSPMFFGQDHSFHELFCVGIQLLNKTWKEMRATQEDFDKVMQVVREQLARTLALKPTSLELFRTKVNALTYGEVLRLRQTERLHQEGTLAPPILELREKLKPELLGLIRQQRLLRLCEGTLFRKISSRRRQDKLWFCCLSPNHKVLQYGDVDEGTDTPTPESLPEQLPVADIRALLTGKDCPHVREKGSGKQNKDLCELAFSVSYDRGEEEAHLNFIAPSKREFYLWTDGLSALLGSPMGSEQTRQDLEQLLTMETKLRLLELENVPIPEQPPPIPPPPTNFNFCYDCSITEP; the protein is encoded by the exons ATGTCGCCCCCGCGGAACGTGGTGAAGATTGCCGTCCAGATGCGTGACGCCATCCCGCAGCTCATCCAGCTGGACCAG GCAAAGCCCCTGGCCGCTGTGCTGAAGGAGGTGTGCGACGC ATGGAGCCTGACTCACTCTGAGCGCTATGCCCTGCAGTTTGCTGATGGGCACAGGAGATACATCACCGAGAAT AACCGCGCTGAGATCAAGAATGGCAGCATCCTGTGCCTCAGTACTGCCCCA GACCTACAGGCTGAGCAGCTGTTGGGTGGGCTGCAAAGTGGGAGTCGTGAAGGGCGCCGGGAAGCCCTGAGACGCCTCGTGCTGCTGGCCTCAGACATGACCTTTGCCCGGGAGGTCATCAGCCGTGATGGGCTGCAGAGATTAGGCACCATCATTGAAGATGGGGACGA CCTAGGAGAAGTCCTTGCCCTTGGCCTGAGGGCCTTCATGGAGCTCATGGAACATGGTGTGGTGTCCTGGGAGACTCTCAGCATCCCCTTTGTAAAGAAG GTGGTAAGCTATGTGAACATGAACCTGATGGATGCCTCTGTGCAACCCCTAGCCCTTGGGCTGCTAGAGAGTGTGACCTTGAGCAGCCATGCCCTGGGCCAGCTGGTTAAGAGTGAGGTGCCACTGGATAGACTGCTGGTGCACCTACAGGT GATGAACCAGCAGCTGCAAACCAAGGCCATGGCACTGCTCACAGCCTTGTTGCAGGGGGCCATCACTGAGGAACGCAAG CACATGCTTGACTACCTCTGGCAGAAAAATCTTCGCCAGTTCATTTATAAGGTAGGAAGGAATGGGCCAGGGAAATCCTTCCCTGCTCCTCTGCCAGTGAGCCCATGCTCACCCCCACAATTGGCTATCCTCCAGAACATCATCCACAGTGCAGCACCCCTGGGTGACGAGATGGCTCATCACCTGTATGTGCTGCAGGCCCTCACACTGGGGCTGCTGGAGCAGCGCATGCGAACGCCTCTGGATCCCTATAGTCAG GAGCAGCGGGAGCAGCTGCAGGCCCTGCGCCAGGCTGCCTTTGAGCCAGAGGGGGAGTCCCTGGGCACTGGGCTGAGTGCTGACCGCCGCCGTTCCCTCTGTGCCCGAGAGTTCCGCAAACTGGGCTTCTCA AATAGCAACCCAGCGCAGGACCTAGAGCGCGTGCCCCCTGGCCTGCTGGCCCTGGACAACATGGTGTACTTCTCCAGACATGCACCCAGTGCATACAGtagg TTTGTGTTGGAGAACAGCAGCCGTGAGGACAAGCACGAGTGCCCCTTTGCCCGGAGCAGTGTCCAGCTGACAGTGTTGCTGTGTGAGCTGCTCCATGTTGGGGACCCCT GCTCCGAGACGGCCCAGGACTTCTCACCCATGTTCTTCGGCCAAGACCACAGCTTCCATGAGCTCTTCTGTGTGGGCATCCAGCTGCTGAACAAGACCTGGAAGGAGATGCGGGCTACGCAGGAGGACTTTGACAAG GTCATGCAGGTGGTACGGGAGCAGCTGGCCCGAACACTGGCCCTGAAGCCCACCTCCCTGGAGCTCTTCCGCACCAAGGTGAATGCACTCACCTATGGTGAGGTGCTGCGGCTGCGGCAGACAGAGCGGCTACACCAGGAGGGCACGTTGGCTCCTCCCATACT GGAGCTGCGAGAGAAATTGAAGCCAGAGCTCCTGGGCCTCATCCGCCAGCAGCGTTTGCTCCGCCTCTGCGAGGGGACTCTCTTTCGCAAGATCAGCAGCCGCAGGCGCCAGG ACAAGCTATGGTTCTGCTGTCTGTCCCCCAACCACAAAGTGCTACAGTATGGGGATGTGGACGAAGGCACTGACACACCCACCCCTGAGAGCCTGCCTGAGCAGC TCCCTGTGGCGGACATCAGGGCACTCCTGACAGGCAAGGACTGTCCCCACGTCCGGGAGAAGGGCTCTGGGAAACAGAATAAG GACCTTTGTGAGTTGGCTTTCTCAGTCAGCTATGACcgtggggaggaggaggcacaCCTCAACTTCATTGCACCCTCCAAGAGGGAG TTCTACTTGTGGACAGATGGGCTGAGCGCCCTGCTGGGCAGTCCCATGGGTAGTGAGCAGACGCGGCAGGACCTGGAGCAGCTGCTAACCATGGAGACCAAGCTGCGGTTATTGGAGCTGGAGAATGTGCCCATCCCTGAGCAGCCACCCCccattcctccaccccccacaaACTTCAACTTCTGCTATGACTGCAGCATCACTGAACCTTGA
- the ELMO3 gene encoding engulfment and cell motility protein 3 isoform X3: MSPPRNVVKIAVQMRDAIPQLIQLDQAKPLAAVLKEVCDAWSLTHSERYALQFADGHRRYITENNRAEIKNGSILCLSTAPDLQAEQLLGGLQSGSREGRREALRRLVLLASDMTFAREVISRDGLQRLGTIIEDGDDLGEVLALGLRAFMELMEHGVVSWETLSIPFVKKVVSYVNMNLMDASVQPLALGLLESVTLSSHALGQLVKSEVPLDRLLVHLQVMNQQLQTKAMALLTALLQGAITEERKHMLDYLWQKNLRQFIYKVGRNGPGKSFPAPLPVSPCSPPQLAILQNIIHSAAPLGDEMAHHLYVLQALTLGLLEQRMRTPLDPYSQEQREQLQALRQAAFEPEGESLGTGLSADRRRSLCAREFRKLGFSFVLENSSREDKHECPFARSSVQLTVLLCELLHVGDPCSETAQDFSPMFFGQDHSFHELFCVGIQLLNKTWKEMRATQEDFDKVMQVVREQLARTLALKPTSLELFRTKVNALTYGEVLRLRQTERLHQEGTLAPPILELREKLKPELLGLIRQQRLLRLCEGTLFRKISSRRRQDKLWFCCLSPNHKVLQYGDVDEGTDTPTPESLPEQLPVADIRALLTGKDCPHVREKGSGKQNKDLCELAFSVSYDRGEEEAHLNFIAPSKREFYLWTDGLSALLGSPMGSEQTRQDLEQLLTMETKLRLLELENVPIPEQPPPIPPPPTNFNFCYDCSITEP, translated from the exons ATGTCGCCCCCGCGGAACGTGGTGAAGATTGCCGTCCAGATGCGTGACGCCATCCCGCAGCTCATCCAGCTGGACCAG GCAAAGCCCCTGGCCGCTGTGCTGAAGGAGGTGTGCGACGC ATGGAGCCTGACTCACTCTGAGCGCTATGCCCTGCAGTTTGCTGATGGGCACAGGAGATACATCACCGAGAAT AACCGCGCTGAGATCAAGAATGGCAGCATCCTGTGCCTCAGTACTGCCCCA GACCTACAGGCTGAGCAGCTGTTGGGTGGGCTGCAAAGTGGGAGTCGTGAAGGGCGCCGGGAAGCCCTGAGACGCCTCGTGCTGCTGGCCTCAGACATGACCTTTGCCCGGGAGGTCATCAGCCGTGATGGGCTGCAGAGATTAGGCACCATCATTGAAGATGGGGACGA CCTAGGAGAAGTCCTTGCCCTTGGCCTGAGGGCCTTCATGGAGCTCATGGAACATGGTGTGGTGTCCTGGGAGACTCTCAGCATCCCCTTTGTAAAGAAG GTGGTAAGCTATGTGAACATGAACCTGATGGATGCCTCTGTGCAACCCCTAGCCCTTGGGCTGCTAGAGAGTGTGACCTTGAGCAGCCATGCCCTGGGCCAGCTGGTTAAGAGTGAGGTGCCACTGGATAGACTGCTGGTGCACCTACAGGT GATGAACCAGCAGCTGCAAACCAAGGCCATGGCACTGCTCACAGCCTTGTTGCAGGGGGCCATCACTGAGGAACGCAAG CACATGCTTGACTACCTCTGGCAGAAAAATCTTCGCCAGTTCATTTATAAGGTAGGAAGGAATGGGCCAGGGAAATCCTTCCCTGCTCCTCTGCCAGTGAGCCCATGCTCACCCCCACAATTGGCTATCCTCCAGAACATCATCCACAGTGCAGCACCCCTGGGTGACGAGATGGCTCATCACCTGTATGTGCTGCAGGCCCTCACACTGGGGCTGCTGGAGCAGCGCATGCGAACGCCTCTGGATCCCTATAGTCAG GAGCAGCGGGAGCAGCTGCAGGCCCTGCGCCAGGCTGCCTTTGAGCCAGAGGGGGAGTCCCTGGGCACTGGGCTGAGTGCTGACCGCCGCCGTTCCCTCTGTGCCCGAGAGTTCCGCAAACTGGGCTTCTCA TTTGTGTTGGAGAACAGCAGCCGTGAGGACAAGCACGAGTGCCCCTTTGCCCGGAGCAGTGTCCAGCTGACAGTGTTGCTGTGTGAGCTGCTCCATGTTGGGGACCCCT GCTCCGAGACGGCCCAGGACTTCTCACCCATGTTCTTCGGCCAAGACCACAGCTTCCATGAGCTCTTCTGTGTGGGCATCCAGCTGCTGAACAAGACCTGGAAGGAGATGCGGGCTACGCAGGAGGACTTTGACAAG GTCATGCAGGTGGTACGGGAGCAGCTGGCCCGAACACTGGCCCTGAAGCCCACCTCCCTGGAGCTCTTCCGCACCAAGGTGAATGCACTCACCTATGGTGAGGTGCTGCGGCTGCGGCAGACAGAGCGGCTACACCAGGAGGGCACGTTGGCTCCTCCCATACT GGAGCTGCGAGAGAAATTGAAGCCAGAGCTCCTGGGCCTCATCCGCCAGCAGCGTTTGCTCCGCCTCTGCGAGGGGACTCTCTTTCGCAAGATCAGCAGCCGCAGGCGCCAGG ACAAGCTATGGTTCTGCTGTCTGTCCCCCAACCACAAAGTGCTACAGTATGGGGATGTGGACGAAGGCACTGACACACCCACCCCTGAGAGCCTGCCTGAGCAGC TCCCTGTGGCGGACATCAGGGCACTCCTGACAGGCAAGGACTGTCCCCACGTCCGGGAGAAGGGCTCTGGGAAACAGAATAAG GACCTTTGTGAGTTGGCTTTCTCAGTCAGCTATGACcgtggggaggaggaggcacaCCTCAACTTCATTGCACCCTCCAAGAGGGAG TTCTACTTGTGGACAGATGGGCTGAGCGCCCTGCTGGGCAGTCCCATGGGTAGTGAGCAGACGCGGCAGGACCTGGAGCAGCTGCTAACCATGGAGACCAAGCTGCGGTTATTGGAGCTGGAGAATGTGCCCATCCCTGAGCAGCCACCCCccattcctccaccccccacaaACTTCAACTTCTGCTATGACTGCAGCATCACTGAACCTTGA
- the ELMO3 gene encoding engulfment and cell motility protein 3 isoform X2, with translation MSPPRNVVKIAVQMRDAIPQLIQLDQAKPLAAVLKEVCDAWSLTHSERYALQFADGHRRYITENNRAEIKNGSILCLSTAPDLQAEQLLGGLQSGSREGRREALRRLVLLASDMTFAREVISRDGLQRLGTIIEDGDDLGEVLALGLRAFMELMEHGVVSWETLSIPFVKKVVSYVNMNLMDASVQPLALGLLESVTLSSHALGQLVKSEVPLDRLLVHLQVMNQQLQTKAMALLTALLQGAITEERKHMLDYLWQKNLRQFIYKNIIHSAAPLGDEMAHHLYVLQALTLGLLEQRMRTPLDPYSQEQREQLQALRQAAFEPEGESLGTGLSADRRRSLCAREFRKLGFSNSNPAQDLERVPPGLLALDNMVYFSRHAPSAYSRFVLENSSREDKHECPFARSSVQLTVLLCELLHVGDPCSETAQDFSPMFFGQDHSFHELFCVGIQLLNKTWKEMRATQEDFDKVMQVVREQLARTLALKPTSLELFRTKVNALTYGEVLRLRQTERLHQEGTLAPPILELREKLKPELLGLIRQQRLLRLCEGTLFRKISSRRRQDKLWFCCLSPNHKVLQYGDVDEGTDTPTPESLPEQLPVADIRALLTGKDCPHVREKGSGKQNKDLCELAFSVSYDRGEEEAHLNFIAPSKREFYLWTDGLSALLGSPMGSEQTRQDLEQLLTMETKLRLLELENVPIPEQPPPIPPPPTNFNFCYDCSITEP, from the exons ATGTCGCCCCCGCGGAACGTGGTGAAGATTGCCGTCCAGATGCGTGACGCCATCCCGCAGCTCATCCAGCTGGACCAG GCAAAGCCCCTGGCCGCTGTGCTGAAGGAGGTGTGCGACGC ATGGAGCCTGACTCACTCTGAGCGCTATGCCCTGCAGTTTGCTGATGGGCACAGGAGATACATCACCGAGAAT AACCGCGCTGAGATCAAGAATGGCAGCATCCTGTGCCTCAGTACTGCCCCA GACCTACAGGCTGAGCAGCTGTTGGGTGGGCTGCAAAGTGGGAGTCGTGAAGGGCGCCGGGAAGCCCTGAGACGCCTCGTGCTGCTGGCCTCAGACATGACCTTTGCCCGGGAGGTCATCAGCCGTGATGGGCTGCAGAGATTAGGCACCATCATTGAAGATGGGGACGA CCTAGGAGAAGTCCTTGCCCTTGGCCTGAGGGCCTTCATGGAGCTCATGGAACATGGTGTGGTGTCCTGGGAGACTCTCAGCATCCCCTTTGTAAAGAAG GTGGTAAGCTATGTGAACATGAACCTGATGGATGCCTCTGTGCAACCCCTAGCCCTTGGGCTGCTAGAGAGTGTGACCTTGAGCAGCCATGCCCTGGGCCAGCTGGTTAAGAGTGAGGTGCCACTGGATAGACTGCTGGTGCACCTACAGGT GATGAACCAGCAGCTGCAAACCAAGGCCATGGCACTGCTCACAGCCTTGTTGCAGGGGGCCATCACTGAGGAACGCAAG CACATGCTTGACTACCTCTGGCAGAAAAATCTTCGCCAGTTCATTTATAAG AACATCATCCACAGTGCAGCACCCCTGGGTGACGAGATGGCTCATCACCTGTATGTGCTGCAGGCCCTCACACTGGGGCTGCTGGAGCAGCGCATGCGAACGCCTCTGGATCCCTATAGTCAG GAGCAGCGGGAGCAGCTGCAGGCCCTGCGCCAGGCTGCCTTTGAGCCAGAGGGGGAGTCCCTGGGCACTGGGCTGAGTGCTGACCGCCGCCGTTCCCTCTGTGCCCGAGAGTTCCGCAAACTGGGCTTCTCA AATAGCAACCCAGCGCAGGACCTAGAGCGCGTGCCCCCTGGCCTGCTGGCCCTGGACAACATGGTGTACTTCTCCAGACATGCACCCAGTGCATACAGtagg TTTGTGTTGGAGAACAGCAGCCGTGAGGACAAGCACGAGTGCCCCTTTGCCCGGAGCAGTGTCCAGCTGACAGTGTTGCTGTGTGAGCTGCTCCATGTTGGGGACCCCT GCTCCGAGACGGCCCAGGACTTCTCACCCATGTTCTTCGGCCAAGACCACAGCTTCCATGAGCTCTTCTGTGTGGGCATCCAGCTGCTGAACAAGACCTGGAAGGAGATGCGGGCTACGCAGGAGGACTTTGACAAG GTCATGCAGGTGGTACGGGAGCAGCTGGCCCGAACACTGGCCCTGAAGCCCACCTCCCTGGAGCTCTTCCGCACCAAGGTGAATGCACTCACCTATGGTGAGGTGCTGCGGCTGCGGCAGACAGAGCGGCTACACCAGGAGGGCACGTTGGCTCCTCCCATACT GGAGCTGCGAGAGAAATTGAAGCCAGAGCTCCTGGGCCTCATCCGCCAGCAGCGTTTGCTCCGCCTCTGCGAGGGGACTCTCTTTCGCAAGATCAGCAGCCGCAGGCGCCAGG ACAAGCTATGGTTCTGCTGTCTGTCCCCCAACCACAAAGTGCTACAGTATGGGGATGTGGACGAAGGCACTGACACACCCACCCCTGAGAGCCTGCCTGAGCAGC TCCCTGTGGCGGACATCAGGGCACTCCTGACAGGCAAGGACTGTCCCCACGTCCGGGAGAAGGGCTCTGGGAAACAGAATAAG GACCTTTGTGAGTTGGCTTTCTCAGTCAGCTATGACcgtggggaggaggaggcacaCCTCAACTTCATTGCACCCTCCAAGAGGGAG TTCTACTTGTGGACAGATGGGCTGAGCGCCCTGCTGGGCAGTCCCATGGGTAGTGAGCAGACGCGGCAGGACCTGGAGCAGCTGCTAACCATGGAGACCAAGCTGCGGTTATTGGAGCTGGAGAATGTGCCCATCCCTGAGCAGCCACCCCccattcctccaccccccacaaACTTCAACTTCTGCTATGACTGCAGCATCACTGAACCTTGA